In Candidatus Promineifilum breve, one genomic interval encodes:
- a CDS encoding AAA family ATPase — protein sequence MGPEENEFAALPFRETVVTIQNEIAKAMVGQADVVRHVLVGILGNGNVLLEGVPGLGKTMLIRSFGRALALDFSRIQFTPDLMPADITGTEILEEGEDGRRMFRFQKGPVFANLVLADEINRATPKTQSALLEAMQEHTVTVGNATYPLPAPYFVLATQNPIEQEGTYPLPEAQLDRFMFKVNVPFPSAEEMRQILERTTGGAEPEITPVASAEHLLAMQAVARRIPVPTAVSDFVGRLVIATHPGHGLSRMADDFVRYGASPRGGQAIIVGAKVLALMDGRFNVSFDDVAAIAPAALRHRILLNFEGQAERVRPDDIIADLLRAVPRETLAHAR from the coding sequence ATGGGGCCTGAAGAAAACGAGTTTGCGGCGCTGCCCTTTCGTGAAACGGTCGTCACCATCCAGAACGAGATCGCCAAGGCCATGGTGGGCCAGGCGGATGTCGTGCGCCACGTCCTGGTCGGCATCCTCGGCAACGGCAACGTGCTGTTGGAGGGCGTGCCGGGGCTGGGCAAGACGATGCTCATCCGTTCCTTCGGCCGCGCCCTGGCCCTCGACTTCAGCCGCATTCAGTTCACGCCCGATCTGATGCCGGCCGACATCACCGGCACGGAAATCCTGGAAGAGGGCGAAGACGGCCGGCGCATGTTTCGTTTCCAAAAAGGGCCGGTCTTCGCCAACCTCGTGCTGGCCGACGAGATCAATCGCGCCACGCCCAAGACGCAATCGGCCCTCCTCGAAGCCATGCAGGAGCACACCGTTACCGTCGGCAACGCCACCTACCCGCTACCCGCGCCCTATTTCGTCCTCGCCACGCAGAACCCGATTGAGCAGGAGGGCACGTATCCCCTGCCCGAGGCCCAACTCGACCGGTTCATGTTCAAGGTCAACGTCCCTTTCCCGTCGGCCGAGGAGATGCGTCAAATATTGGAGCGCACGACCGGCGGCGCGGAGCCGGAGATAACGCCCGTGGCCTCGGCCGAGCATCTGCTCGCCATGCAAGCCGTCGCCCGGCGCATCCCCGTGCCCACGGCCGTCAGCGATTTTGTCGGCCGGCTGGTCATCGCCACCCATCCCGGCCACGGCCTGAGCCGCATGGCCGACGATTTCGTGCGCTACGGAGCCAGCCCCCGCGGCGGCCAGGCCATCATCGTCGGGGCCAAGGTGCTGGCGCTCATGGACGGCCGCTTCAACGTCAGCTTCGACGACGTGGCCGCCATCGCCCCGGCCGCATTGCGCCACCGGATTTTGCTCAACTTCGAGGGGCAGGCCGAGCGCGTGCGGCCCGACGACATCATCGCCGACCTGCTGCGGGCCGTGCCCCGCGAGACCCTGGCCCATGCCCGCTAA
- a CDS encoding citrate/2-methylcitrate synthase: MASVCAQPPPNNDLLHNPKQEELTDMSETKKEELMTTSSSFVDGTKGELIYRGYDIRDIGPNATFEEIIYLLWNDKLPNAHELSLLKVALESKRALPDLLLNVMRGFPWDAHPMAVLRTATSALGLLDRNADNITIDGAREKALLLTAVIPTMVAAWERLRNGHDPIAPRAGLGHAANFLYMLNGEEPNPDAVAALDSYLVLLADHGFNASTFSARVTTSTGADVYSAIVSAMGTLKGPAHGGATQRAMEQFIDAAQHGDVAQWFTEARAAGKRIMGIGHRIYKVEDPRARILRPLAEKLANSSGTSEWFGIARDIEGLARQDEYFIERDLYANVDYYSAVVLYTIGLPVDQFTCTFAMSRIAGWCSQVLEQLADNRLIRPKEGYVGKRDQVFVPLAER, from the coding sequence ATGGCGAGCGTCTGCGCGCAGCCGCCGCCCAACAATGACCTTTTACACAATCCCAAGCAAGAGGAGTTGACCGATATGTCCGAGACCAAGAAAGAAGAGTTGATGACCACCTCGTCAAGCTTCGTTGATGGAACAAAGGGAGAGTTGATCTATCGTGGCTACGATATTCGCGACATTGGCCCGAATGCGACCTTTGAAGAAATCATTTACCTGCTCTGGAACGATAAACTGCCCAATGCCCACGAGTTGAGCCTATTGAAAGTCGCTCTGGAGTCCAAGCGGGCGCTGCCGGATTTGCTGCTGAACGTGATGCGCGGCTTCCCTTGGGATGCCCATCCGATGGCCGTGTTGCGCACGGCCACCAGCGCATTGGGCCTGCTCGACCGCAACGCCGACAACATCACCATCGACGGCGCGCGCGAGAAGGCGCTGCTGCTGACGGCGGTGATCCCCACCATGGTCGCGGCCTGGGAGCGGCTGCGCAATGGCCATGATCCGATCGCGCCGCGGGCCGGTCTGGGACATGCCGCCAACTTCCTGTACATGCTCAACGGCGAGGAGCCAAACCCCGACGCCGTCGCCGCCCTTGATTCCTATCTCGTCCTGTTGGCCGACCACGGCTTCAATGCCTCAACCTTTTCGGCCCGCGTGACCACCAGCACCGGGGCCGACGTCTACTCGGCCATCGTCAGCGCCATGGGCACGCTGAAAGGCCCGGCCCACGGCGGCGCGACGCAGCGCGCCATGGAACAGTTCATTGACGCCGCCCAGCATGGCGACGTGGCCCAATGGTTCACGGAAGCCCGCGCCGCCGGCAAGCGCATCATGGGCATCGGCCACCGCATCTACAAGGTCGAAGACCCGCGCGCCCGCATTCTGCGGCCGTTGGCCGAAAAGCTGGCCAATAGCAGCGGCACGAGTGAGTGGTTCGGCATCGCCCGCGACATCGAAGGGTTGGCCCGGCAGGATGAATACTTCATCGAGCGTGACCTCTACGCCAACGTCGATTACTATTCGGCCGTCGTCCTCTACACCATCGGTCTGCCGGTCGATCAGTTCACCTGTACCTTTGCCATGAGCCGTATCGCCGGCTGGTGCTCGCAGGTATTGGAACAACTGGCCGACAATCGCCTCATCCGGCCCAAAGAGGGCTACGTGGGCAAGCGCGACCAGGTGTTCGTGCCGCTGGCCGAACGGTAA
- the abc-f gene encoding ribosomal protection-like ABC-F family protein — protein sequence MAEIIVKLDRVTVTLAGRPIFSDLTWEIQRGQRIGLVGPNGAGKSTIMKLVAQELTVDAGQVFRLSGLTWGRLEQEPHLPGGRTVLQEALTALPELAAIEQALDALADRMAQPDVYGNPKTLEKALRAQERLLHQFEQLEGPRYESKVKETLLALGFGPAEWGAAAEHLSGGQKKLVMLAKLLVQQPALLLLDEPDNHLDLPAKRALENTIRTYPGCVVIISHDRYLLDEVATHIAELESGRLTQYLGNYTAYANERALRRLRQQQLYAAQQKEIARIEAAIARFELWASLVVNERHIRQARSRQKMLDKMDKIEKVNEAKRMTLELNGWRGSNKVVELVNVGRTFDNGRVLFRQLNLTIWHGERVGLVGPNGAGKSELFKMLLDPENISQGEVKIGPSIQIGYYAQEQETLDPDQDLITCIRQAAPLTREAAVAFLLRFLFSYDQVQGPIGKLSGGERSRLQLARLVLQRPNLLLLDEPTNNLDIAAIEVLEETLNEFVGTVLVISHDRFFLDTVVDRIVELRDGRLTEFVGGYTDYLAERGYDE from the coding sequence GTGGCCGAAATAATTGTCAAACTCGACCGTGTAACCGTCACGCTGGCCGGACGGCCGATCTTCAGTGATCTGACCTGGGAAATTCAACGCGGCCAGCGCATCGGGCTGGTGGGGCCAAACGGCGCAGGCAAGTCAACCATTATGAAGCTGGTGGCCCAGGAGTTGACGGTCGACGCCGGCCAGGTCTTCCGCCTGTCGGGTCTCACCTGGGGTCGGCTGGAACAGGAGCCGCACCTGCCCGGCGGCCGAACCGTGCTACAGGAGGCCCTCACTGCGCTGCCCGAGCTGGCGGCCATCGAACAGGCGCTTGACGCGCTGGCCGACCGCATGGCCCAACCCGACGTTTATGGCAACCCCAAAACGCTGGAAAAAGCGCTGCGGGCGCAAGAACGCCTGTTGCATCAATTCGAGCAACTGGAAGGGCCGCGCTATGAGAGCAAGGTCAAGGAGACGCTGCTGGCCCTGGGGTTTGGCCCGGCCGAATGGGGCGCGGCGGCCGAGCATCTGAGCGGCGGTCAGAAGAAGCTGGTCATGCTGGCAAAATTGCTGGTGCAGCAACCGGCGCTGTTGCTGCTGGATGAGCCGGACAATCATCTCGATCTGCCGGCCAAGCGGGCGCTGGAGAATACCATCCGCACCTATCCCGGCTGCGTGGTCATCATCTCGCACGATCGCTATTTGCTCGACGAGGTGGCGACCCACATCGCCGAACTGGAGAGCGGCCGGCTGACCCAATACCTCGGCAACTACACGGCCTACGCCAACGAGCGCGCGCTCCGCCGCCTGCGTCAGCAACAACTATACGCCGCCCAGCAAAAGGAAATCGCCCGCATCGAGGCGGCCATCGCCCGCTTCGAATTGTGGGCGTCGCTGGTGGTCAACGAACGCCACATCCGCCAGGCACGCAGCCGCCAGAAAATGCTCGACAAGATGGACAAGATCGAGAAAGTCAACGAGGCCAAGCGCATGACGCTGGAGCTAAACGGCTGGCGCGGCAGTAACAAGGTCGTGGAGTTGGTCAACGTCGGCCGCACCTTCGATAACGGCCGCGTCCTGTTCCGGCAGCTAAACCTGACCATCTGGCACGGCGAGCGCGTCGGTCTGGTCGGCCCCAACGGCGCCGGCAAATCGGAACTGTTCAAGATGTTGCTCGATCCCGAAAACATCAGCCAGGGCGAGGTCAAAATCGGGCCGAGCATCCAAATCGGCTACTATGCCCAGGAGCAGGAGACGCTCGATCCCGACCAGGACCTCATCACCTGTATCCGGCAGGCCGCGCCGTTGACCCGCGAGGCGGCCGTGGCCTTCCTGTTGCGCTTCCTGTTTAGCTACGATCAGGTGCAGGGGCCAATCGGCAAGCTGAGCGGCGGCGAGCGCAGCCGGCTGCAACTGGCCCGGCTGGTGTTGCAACGGCCGAACCTGTTGTTGCTGGACGAACCGACCAACAACCTCGACATCGCGGCCATCGAAGTGCTGGAAGAGACGCTCAATGAGTTCGTCGGCACCGTTCTGGTCATCTCCCACGACCGCTTCTTTCTGGATACCGTCGTCGACCGGATCGTGGAACTGCGCGACGGGCGGCTGACCGAATTCGTGGGCGGCTACACCGACTACCTGGCCGAACGAGGGTATGATGAGTGA
- the rfbB gene encoding dTDP-glucose 4,6-dehydratase yields MRNILVTGGAGFIGSNFVHYMLARYDDCRIVVYDKLTYAGNLDNLLPVQEDPRYRFVQGDICNRADVEAAVRAHEVDTIVNFAAESHVDRSIMDPDAFIQTSVYGTYTLLEVARSLELERYHQISTDEVYGHIPAGQSSRETDKVEPRSPYAASKASADLLVNAYHVTYGLPITITRGSNNIGPYQYPEKAVPLFATNAIDGLPLPVYGDGRQMREYQYVGDHCEAIDLVLRRGVIGETYNIGTGVEVENLDMIEVLLDALDRPRSLIRHVADRPGHDRRYSLNIAKITALGWEPDHTPTEAIIKTAAWYRDNEWWWRKIKSGDFRQYYETQYGERLRAAAAQQ; encoded by the coding sequence TTGAGAAATATTCTTGTCACCGGCGGGGCGGGTTTTATCGGTTCCAATTTTGTCCATTACATGCTGGCGCGCTACGACGATTGCCGCATCGTCGTCTACGACAAGCTGACCTACGCCGGCAATCTGGACAATTTGCTGCCTGTACAGGAAGACCCCCGCTACCGTTTTGTGCAGGGCGATATTTGCAACCGCGCCGACGTGGAAGCGGCGGTGCGGGCGCACGAAGTCGATACCATTGTGAATTTCGCGGCCGAGTCCCACGTCGACCGCTCCATCATGGACCCGGATGCCTTCATCCAGACCAGTGTCTACGGCACCTACACCCTGCTGGAAGTGGCGCGCAGCCTGGAGCTGGAGCGCTATCATCAGATTTCGACCGACGAAGTGTACGGCCACATCCCGGCCGGGCAGTCGAGCCGGGAGACGGATAAGGTCGAACCGCGCAGTCCCTACGCGGCCAGCAAGGCCAGCGCCGATCTGCTGGTCAATGCCTACCACGTCACCTACGGCCTGCCAATCACCATCACCCGCGGCTCCAACAACATTGGCCCCTACCAATATCCCGAAAAGGCTGTGCCGCTTTTCGCCACCAATGCCATCGATGGGCTGCCGCTGCCCGTCTATGGCGACGGCCGGCAGATGCGCGAGTACCAGTACGTGGGCGATCATTGCGAGGCCATCGACTTGGTCTTGCGGCGCGGCGTCATCGGCGAGACGTACAACATCGGCACCGGCGTCGAGGTCGAGAACCTGGACATGATTGAGGTGTTGCTCGATGCCCTGGATCGGCCGCGCAGCCTCATCCGCCACGTGGCCGACCGGCCCGGCCATGACCGTCGCTACAGCTTGAACATCGCCAAGATCACCGCTTTGGGCTGGGAGCCAGACCATACGCCCACAGAAGCGATTATCAAGACGGCCGCCTGGTATCGCGATAACGAATGGTGGTGGCGCAAGATCAAGAGCGGCGATTTCCGCCAATACTACGAAACCCAATATGGCGAGCGTCTGCGCGCAGCCGCCGCCCAACAATGA
- a CDS encoding Rieske (2Fe-2S) protein has translation MPLLNRRRAPAADEFVVAARSEEVGDGVMTAVKIGGRKIILTRDNGKVYAIDGLCPHAAADLTQGSLRHWQLCCHEHNYCFDIRSGRIVWPEDEVYRLRRYAVMENDGQILVRLSPPL, from the coding sequence ATGCCATTACTCAATCGCCGCCGCGCCCCCGCCGCGGATGAGTTCGTCGTTGCCGCCCGTTCCGAGGAGGTCGGCGACGGCGTGATGACCGCCGTCAAGATCGGCGGGCGCAAGATCATCCTGACCCGCGACAACGGGAAGGTGTATGCCATCGATGGGCTATGCCCCCACGCCGCGGCCGACCTGACGCAAGGCTCGCTGCGCCATTGGCAACTCTGCTGCCACGAACACAACTACTGCTTCGACATTCGCTCCGGCCGGATCGTCTGGCCGGAAGATGAAGTGTATCGCCTGCGCCGCTATGCCGTCATGGAAAACGATGGGCAGATCCTCGTCCGCCTGTCCCCACCGTTATAA
- a CDS encoding vWA domain-containing protein, which produces MALLAPTALALGLLAVPILLLYMLRQKRRDRLVSSTLLWRDLIRDRTANAPWQRLRRNLLLLLQLLILALLVLALARPTLPLEGQIDGNLIVLLDTSASMGATDGADGATRFQAATAQVERLIDGLGGGDEMTLIAAGRAPTVLSAATGDRDLLRAALNNATLEHSAADWPAALALAAGLTHGLADPRLVIVSDGGLPADLPDVPAEVTFLPVGRSGDNLALASLGVRPAAEGLEALVSVANNGTAAGQVLLSLTVDGVLFDSRQLDVAPAETTGVTWQLPAEANVIEAHLEPLDGTADYLAVDNRAWHVAGSGAGQRVMLVSEGNLFLERLFAVLPGYEVVRAAADDAASEGQASAGFYIFDGVPLPETLPAGNLLIINPQPTDESANLIQVTGSFTDTQFIAQADHPLLADVDWRSVNIAEAQTVIAPGLVPLVSATGGPLLLAGEVDGRRVVVLPFDLNQSDLPLQIAFPALMANIAAWLNPGPAFTMNETLQPGSVVSLLPDARAEMITITTPDGAIWQQALDESSGMVLFQDTQLPGLYTVSSRDRDGIEQPVGAFAVNFFDPGESRIQPTDTLRIGRLDVPSGVNQAVGVREVGHWLLGAGFIVLLVEWWVAYHRRAGVLGIRS; this is translated from the coding sequence ATGGCGTTGCTGGCCCCCACCGCCCTGGCCCTTGGCCTTCTGGCCGTGCCCATTCTCCTGCTCTATATGCTGCGCCAGAAGCGCCGCGACCGCCTGGTCAGCAGTACGCTCCTGTGGCGCGACCTCATCCGCGACCGCACGGCCAACGCCCCCTGGCAACGGCTGCGCCGCAACCTGCTCTTGCTGTTGCAATTGTTGATCCTGGCTTTACTGGTTCTGGCGCTGGCCCGGCCCACGCTGCCGCTGGAAGGCCAAATCGACGGCAATTTGATCGTCCTGCTCGACACGTCGGCGTCGATGGGCGCGACCGACGGCGCGGACGGGGCGACCCGCTTTCAGGCGGCGACGGCCCAGGTGGAGCGGTTGATCGACGGCCTGGGCGGCGGCGACGAGATGACGCTGATCGCCGCCGGGCGCGCGCCCACCGTGCTGTCGGCGGCCACCGGCGACCGTGACCTGCTGCGCGCCGCCCTGAACAACGCCACACTGGAGCATTCGGCCGCCGATTGGCCGGCGGCGCTGGCCCTCGCGGCCGGGCTGACCCACGGTCTGGCCGATCCGCGCCTTGTCATCGTCTCCGATGGCGGCTTGCCGGCCGACCTGCCCGACGTGCCCGCTGAGGTGACCTTTCTGCCGGTCGGCCGCAGCGGCGACAATCTGGCCCTCGCCTCCCTGGGCGTGCGCCCGGCGGCCGAAGGGCTGGAAGCATTGGTCAGCGTCGCCAACAACGGCACAGCGGCCGGTCAAGTGCTGCTGAGCCTGACCGTGGATGGCGTCCTCTTCGACTCGCGGCAACTTGACGTCGCGCCGGCGGAAACGACCGGCGTCACCTGGCAACTGCCGGCCGAGGCCAACGTGATCGAGGCCCATCTTGAGCCTCTGGACGGGACGGCCGATTATCTGGCTGTTGATAATCGGGCCTGGCATGTGGCCGGCAGCGGGGCCGGCCAACGGGTTATGCTTGTTTCGGAGGGTAATCTATTTTTGGAGCGGCTATTTGCCGTCTTGCCCGGCTATGAAGTCGTGCGCGCCGCGGCCGATGACGCCGCATCAGAAGGTCAGGCAAGTGCCGGGTTCTACATCTTTGACGGGGTTCCTCTGCCGGAAACGCTGCCTGCGGGCAACCTCCTGATCATCAATCCGCAACCAACAGACGAGAGCGCCAACCTCATCCAGGTAACCGGCAGCTTCACCGATACCCAGTTTATTGCTCAAGCCGACCACCCCTTGCTGGCCGACGTCGATTGGCGGTCGGTCAACATTGCCGAGGCGCAAACCGTCATCGCGCCGGGTCTCGTGCCCCTCGTCAGCGCCACGGGTGGGCCGCTGCTGCTGGCCGGAGAGGTAGACGGGCGGCGGGTCGTCGTCCTGCCCTTCGACCTTAACCAGTCTGACCTGCCCCTGCAGATTGCTTTTCCGGCTTTAATGGCTAACATTGCCGCGTGGTTGAACCCTGGGCCGGCCTTTACCATGAATGAGACGCTGCAACCGGGCAGCGTGGTGTCGCTGCTGCCCGACGCCCGCGCCGAAATGATCACGATCACCACACCCGACGGCGCAATCTGGCAACAGGCGCTTGACGAATCGTCCGGCATGGTGCTTTTTCAGGACACCCAACTCCCCGGCCTGTACACTGTCTCCAGCCGAGATAGAGACGGGATTGAACAGCCGGTGGGCGCGTTTGCCGTCAATTTCTTTGACCCCGGCGAGTCACGCATCCAGCCCACAGACACGCTGCGCATCGGCCGGCTGGATGTTCCCTCCGGCGTGAATCAGGCCGTTGGCGTGCGCGAGGTGGGGCACTGGCTGCTGGGGGCCGGATTTATCGTATTATTGGTGGAGTGGTGGGTAGCCTATCACCGCCGCGCCGGCGTATTGGGCATAAGAAGCTGA
- a CDS encoding PQQ-dependent sugar dehydrogenase, protein MQKLLLIVVALCGSLLIGCGGGEVEPPAAPETTPVVTSATLPAPAVTLEATNTYIPFVESEPTATPNATPTLEATTVPSPTPQSPVASVALEPVIAQGLLQPTFLTHAFDERLFVTEQVGLIRIIEDGQLLETPFLDITDRVGATASEQGLLGLAFHPDYADEGAANQGQFYVNYTDFNGDTHIARFSVMADDPYRADPDSEVDYLTVDQPYPNHNGGMLAFGPDGYLYAGLGDGGSANDPLGAGQSLTTVLGKILRLDVAAEAEAYAIPADNPFVATAGAQPEIWAYGVRNPWRFSFDRQTGDLFMGDVGQNIWEEVNFQPAASAGGENYGWNIMEATHCFESETCDQTGLTLPIFEYQHDQGCSVTGGYIYRGLLYPEMGGNYFVADYCSGIIWRLFPQGGGWLADVVLDSDLIISSFGEDVNGEVYAISYGNGGIYRITPGQ, encoded by the coding sequence ATGCAAAAATTGTTGTTGATCGTAGTCGCCCTATGCGGCAGTTTATTGATTGGCTGTGGAGGGGGCGAAGTCGAGCCGCCGGCCGCTCCCGAAACGACGCCGGTGGTGACGAGCGCGACCTTACCCGCCCCCGCGGTCACCCTGGAAGCGACCAATACCTATATCCCCTTTGTCGAATCGGAGCCAACGGCCACGCCAAACGCGACGCCCACCCTGGAGGCGACGACCGTGCCATCCCCCACCCCCCAAAGCCCGGTCGCGTCGGTCGCTCTGGAGCCGGTCATCGCTCAGGGGCTACTCCAGCCGACGTTCCTGACCCACGCCTTCGACGAGCGGTTGTTCGTCACCGAGCAGGTCGGCCTCATCCGCATTATCGAGGACGGCCAACTGCTGGAAACCCCTTTTCTGGATATTACCGACCGGGTGGGGGCAACCGCCAGCGAGCAGGGTCTGCTGGGGCTGGCTTTCCATCCTGATTATGCCGACGAAGGGGCCGCTAATCAGGGTCAATTTTATGTAAACTACACTGACTTCAATGGCGACACCCACATCGCCCGTTTTTCGGTAATGGCCGATGATCCCTATCGCGCCGATCCCGATAGCGAAGTTGACTACCTGACCGTCGATCAGCCCTACCCCAACCATAACGGCGGGATGCTGGCCTTTGGGCCGGATGGCTATCTCTATGCCGGGCTGGGCGACGGCGGCAGCGCCAATGATCCGCTGGGGGCCGGGCAAAGTCTGACGACGGTCTTGGGCAAAATCCTGCGCCTCGACGTGGCTGCCGAGGCGGAGGCCTACGCCATACCGGCCGACAATCCGTTTGTCGCCACAGCCGGAGCGCAGCCGGAAATCTGGGCCTATGGCGTGCGCAACCCGTGGCGCTTCTCCTTCGACCGGCAGACGGGCGACTTGTTCATGGGCGACGTGGGCCAGAACATCTGGGAAGAAGTGAACTTCCAACCCGCGGCCAGCGCCGGCGGCGAGAATTACGGCTGGAACATCATGGAGGCCACGCACTGTTTCGAAAGCGAGACGTGCGATCAAACCGGCCTGACCCTGCCGATCTTTGAGTACCAGCATGATCAGGGCTGCTCGGTCACCGGCGGTTACATCTATCGCGGCCTGCTCTACCCGGAGATGGGCGGCAATTACTTCGTCGCCGACTATTGCTCCGGCATCATCTGGCGCTTGTTCCCGCAAGGCGGCGGCTGGCTGGCCGATGTTGTCCTGGATAGCGATCTGATCATCTCGTCCTTCGGCGAAGACGTCAACGGCGAGGTATACGCCATCAGCTATGGGAACGGCGGCATTTACCGCATCACGCCCGGTCAATAA
- the nudC gene encoding NAD(+) diphosphatase, translating into MTLSFTSAHHPPDTADRPGLWFLFKGHRLLVRQGQIPALVAPGDLGLTPIRSRYLGFLGDGGDRIACYCGELAEETDAPAEHSFEGLRPLYGRLDETTFWLAGRAIQIVDWERTHQFCGRCGRPTIDHERERSKVCPHCGLTSYPRLAPAIIVRVQRHAANGPEILLARAQRFPGTMFSVLAGFVEPGETLEECVRREVLEETGILVEDIRYFGSQPWPFPHSLMIAFTAEYAAGTLTVDPQELAEADWFSPATLPACPPPPSIANRLIASWLEENRHR; encoded by the coding sequence ATGACATTATCCTTCACTTCGGCGCACCATCCCCCGGACACGGCCGACCGGCCCGGCCTGTGGTTCCTTTTCAAGGGGCATCGTTTGCTGGTGCGGCAGGGGCAGATTCCGGCCCTGGTAGCGCCGGGTGACCTCGGTCTGACGCCCATTCGGTCGCGCTACCTCGGCTTTTTGGGTGACGGGGGCGACAGGATCGCCTGCTATTGTGGTGAACTGGCCGAAGAAACCGACGCGCCGGCCGAGCATTCCTTCGAGGGGTTGCGCCCGCTCTACGGCCGTCTGGACGAGACCACGTTCTGGCTGGCGGGGCGGGCCATCCAGATTGTGGATTGGGAGCGAACCCACCAGTTTTGCGGTCGCTGCGGCCGGCCAACCATCGATCACGAACGCGAGCGGTCGAAGGTCTGTCCGCATTGCGGCCTGACCAGCTACCCGCGGCTGGCCCCGGCCATCATCGTCCGCGTCCAGCGCCACGCCGCCAATGGGCCGGAGATATTGCTGGCCCGCGCCCAACGCTTTCCGGGGACGATGTTCAGCGTGCTGGCCGGCTTTGTCGAGCCGGGCGAAACCCTGGAAGAGTGCGTCCGGCGCGAAGTGCTGGAGGAGACGGGCATTCTCGTCGAGGACATTCGCTATTTCGGCAGCCAGCCCTGGCCCTTTCCCCATTCGCTCATGATCGCCTTCACCGCCGAGTACGCGGCGGGAACGTTGACGGTCGATCCGCAGGAACTGGCCGAGGCGGACTGGTTTTCGCCGGCGACGTTGCCCGCCTGCCCGCCCCCACCCAGCATCGCCAACCGGCTCATCGCGAGCTGGCTAGAGGAGAATCGGCACAGATAA
- a CDS encoding DUF58 domain-containing protein, with protein sequence MPANDSPRLFAEADLRHLEQLTLMADAVRVGAMKGDRRSRKRGTAIEFADYRDYTKGDDLRRLDWNVFARLERPFIKLTEEEEDLAVHVLVDVSHSMNWPRDENELPTADNKLRYGLLLAGALGTIGLLSGDLVQVTLFDSADRQAWGPFRGRQNNWPLVQFLEAHYAALWRENGDSRRKTSLDVSLQRYAQRARRPGLLLLLSDLLSPGDYRPGLSALQARGYEIAVLHLLSPDELTPAMGGDLRLIDTETGEAAEITLDPLTVEEYSLRAGAWQQAIATHCAARSIHYTKITTDTPWEMVIQQSLRRQGVIR encoded by the coding sequence ATGCCCGCTAACGATTCCCCGCGCCTGTTCGCCGAGGCCGATCTGCGGCATCTGGAGCAACTGACCCTGATGGCCGACGCCGTGCGCGTGGGGGCCATGAAAGGCGATCGCCGCAGCCGCAAGCGGGGCACGGCCATCGAATTCGCCGATTATCGCGACTACACGAAAGGAGACGATCTGCGGCGGCTGGATTGGAACGTCTTCGCCCGGCTGGAGCGGCCGTTCATCAAGCTGACCGAAGAAGAGGAAGACCTGGCCGTCCACGTGCTGGTCGATGTCAGCCACAGCATGAATTGGCCGCGCGACGAAAACGAGTTGCCAACGGCGGACAATAAGCTGCGCTATGGCCTGCTTCTGGCCGGGGCACTGGGCACGATTGGGCTGCTGTCGGGCGATCTGGTACAGGTGACCTTGTTCGACAGCGCCGACCGGCAGGCCTGGGGGCCGTTTCGCGGCCGGCAAAACAATTGGCCGCTGGTGCAATTCCTGGAGGCCCATTACGCCGCCCTCTGGCGCGAGAATGGCGACAGCCGGCGCAAAACGTCACTCGACGTCTCCCTGCAACGCTACGCCCAGCGCGCGCGGCGGCCTGGGCTGCTGCTGCTGCTGAGCGACCTGCTCTCGCCCGGCGACTATCGCCCCGGCCTGAGCGCCCTCCAGGCGCGCGGCTACGAGATCGCCGTGCTGCATCTTCTCAGCCCCGATGAGCTGACACCGGCGATGGGCGGCGATCTGCGCCTGATCGACACGGAGACGGGCGAAGCGGCCGAGATCACCCTCGACCCGCTGACGGTGGAGGAGTACAGCCTGCGCGCCGGGGCGTGGCAGCAGGCCATTGCCACCCATTGCGCGGCCCGCTCAATCCACTACACGAAAATCACGACTGATACGCCGTGGGAAATGGTCATCCAGCAGTCGCTGCGCCGGCAAGGGGTGATTCGTTAG